In Deinococcus maricopensis DSM 21211, one genomic interval encodes:
- a CDS encoding cytochrome b, giving the protein MNQWLDERLHISRLNDKFLRKAFPVHHSFFLGEITLFALIVLIITGILLALSYEPSAQLVKHPFDPGAAQVPAAYASALKINAMPFGDMLRRIHHWMANMMMGAAILHLMRIYFTGAFKKPREINWWIGMLLLIFTALTAVTGYSLPYDNFAFTTLKVIVGIVGSIPWIGEWASQAAFAGKFPGEGLIPRVYGYHIMLLPGILLALTAAHMLIMIKQKHTQPQYAKRVAYKKIVGVPLSTQQTPIMIMLALLFTGLVILFAAFIPVHPVEVIGPPSNQSPIVKPDFYLLWVFGILAILPGNLEFHFLGGVFNAEFLGGIVMPTMILLLMFAVPMFDKSKENLYYAENPTNHPVRLAAGIAFFTLMIVWSVAGYKPELVNSRILTNDNANGILWGLAIVLPIVMYFVTIGIVRGIRKLREADERETHAAAADD; this is encoded by the coding sequence ATGAACCAGTGGCTGGACGAACGTCTGCACATCTCGCGCCTGAACGATAAGTTCCTGCGCAAAGCCTTCCCGGTGCACCACAGCTTCTTCCTCGGTGAGATCACGCTGTTCGCGCTGATCGTCCTGATCATCACCGGCATCCTGCTGGCGCTCAGCTACGAACCGAGCGCGCAGCTGGTCAAGCACCCGTTCGACCCGGGCGCCGCGCAGGTGCCCGCCGCGTACGCCTCCGCCCTGAAAATCAACGCCATGCCGTTCGGTGACATGCTGCGCCGCATCCACCACTGGATGGCGAACATGATGATGGGCGCCGCGATCCTCCACCTGATGCGCATCTACTTCACGGGCGCGTTCAAGAAGCCCCGCGAAATCAACTGGTGGATCGGCATGCTGCTGCTGATCTTCACGGCGCTCACCGCCGTGACCGGCTACAGCCTCCCCTACGACAACTTCGCCTTCACCACCCTCAAGGTGATCGTGGGCATCGTGGGCAGCATCCCCTGGATCGGCGAATGGGCCAGCCAGGCCGCGTTCGCCGGGAAGTTCCCCGGTGAGGGTCTGATCCCCCGCGTGTACGGCTACCACATCATGCTGCTGCCCGGCATTCTGCTCGCGCTGACCGCCGCGCACATGCTGATCATGATCAAGCAGAAGCACACGCAGCCGCAGTACGCCAAGCGCGTCGCGTACAAGAAGATCGTGGGCGTGCCGCTCAGCACGCAGCAGACGCCCATCATGATCATGCTGGCGCTGCTGTTCACCGGCCTGGTGATCCTGTTCGCGGCGTTCATTCCCGTGCACCCCGTGGAAGTCATCGGCCCGCCCAGCAACCAGTCGCCCATCGTGAAGCCGGACTTCTACCTGCTGTGGGTCTTCGGGATCCTCGCGATCCTCCCCGGCAACCTGGAATTCCACTTCCTCGGCGGCGTGTTCAACGCGGAATTCCTCGGCGGCATCGTGATGCCCACGATGATCCTGCTGCTGATGTTCGCCGTGCCGATGTTCGACAAGAGCAAGGAAAACCTGTACTACGCCGAGAACCCCACCAACCACCCCGTGCGCCTCGCGGCCGGCATCGCGTTCTTCACGCTGATGATCGTGTGGTCCGTGGCAGGGTACAAACCGGAACTGGTGAACTCCCGCATCCTCACGAACGACAACGCCAACGGCATCCTGTGGGGCCTCGCCATTGTCCTGCCCATCGTGATGTACTTCGTGACGATCGGCATCGTGCGCGGCATCCGCAAGCTCCGCGAAGCGGACGAGCGCGAAACGCACGCCGCCGCCGCCGACGACTGA
- a CDS encoding Rieske 2Fe-2S domain-containing protein, with the protein MTKFKRVDPEISRRKFINIALGTTAAVGGVSLITALGSVRPVNRITPGKLPAIPGDILVYADGDKAGQPIQDADLGIKATRAWPQGKDKDGKPLVKSEEPNNLLLVFKFAESDLKAPTDLKGVVDGVVAYSAICQHLGCQVGDNNEVPGTLLCPCHSGAYDPKQGCKVIGGPPPRPLPQLPIKQEGGQYIAAGPLEFAYFGTTDTDFEKLVKEAEGT; encoded by the coding sequence ATGACGAAGTTTAAACGCGTGGACCCGGAAATCAGCCGGCGCAAGTTCATCAACATCGCGCTCGGCACCACCGCCGCCGTGGGGGGCGTCAGCCTGATCACCGCGCTCGGCAGTGTCCGCCCCGTCAACCGCATCACGCCCGGCAAGCTGCCCGCCATCCCCGGCGACATCCTGGTGTACGCCGACGGCGACAAGGCCGGCCAGCCCATCCAGGACGCCGACCTCGGCATCAAGGCGACGCGCGCGTGGCCGCAGGGCAAGGACAAGGACGGCAAACCGCTCGTGAAGAGCGAGGAGCCGAACAACCTGCTGCTCGTGTTCAAGTTCGCGGAAAGCGACCTGAAGGCCCCCACGGACCTGAAGGGCGTCGTGGACGGTGTGGTGGCGTACAGCGCCATCTGCCAGCACCTCGGCTGCCAGGTCGGCGACAACAACGAGGTGCCCGGCACGCTGCTGTGTCCGTGCCACTCCGGCGCGTACGACCCGAAACAGGGCTGCAAGGTCATCGGCGGGCCACCCCCGCGCCCGCTGCCGCAGCTGCCCATCAAGCAGGAAGGCGGTCAGTACATTGCCGCCGGTCCGCTGGAGTTCGCGTACTTCGGCACGACCGACACCGACTTCGAGAAGCTCGTCAAGGAGGCTGAAGGGACATGA
- a CDS encoding c-type cytochrome, translating to MERNDAVMPAVAIVIAAIMWVLLLFIFGGETAAPKVEVTPQAIQAAEKEWPTLGKQVYEKVAGCQGCHGANGQGGAGPKLAGAEEIIKDPSLPVSRVEKGKGAMPAFGDKLKENEILAVVNYIRNSWGNKAEIVTPATLAAAAATVSPEVLRVRSRIVPEEIHLPEVFLVTFIVLLLTYGAIGLYSYWAEGEELHPGIHKTRSGTGAMVAMVATLAGTVLFSVLFVRQMVIDLRGWGADTPVMPNVPIEGFYAAMVVILLGIAVGLYKKYFMDDEVLVEDASGEFPW from the coding sequence ATGGAACGGAATGACGCGGTCATGCCAGCGGTCGCCATCGTGATCGCGGCCATTATGTGGGTGCTGCTGCTGTTCATTTTCGGGGGCGAAACCGCCGCGCCGAAAGTGGAAGTGACCCCGCAGGCGATCCAGGCGGCGGAGAAGGAATGGCCCACCCTCGGTAAGCAGGTCTACGAGAAGGTCGCCGGCTGCCAGGGCTGCCACGGCGCGAACGGTCAGGGCGGCGCCGGCCCGAAACTCGCGGGTGCCGAAGAGATCATCAAGGACCCGAGCCTCCCCGTGAGCCGCGTCGAGAAGGGCAAGGGCGCCATGCCCGCCTTCGGCGACAAGCTCAAGGAAAACGAGATCCTGGCGGTCGTGAACTACATCCGCAACAGCTGGGGCAATAAGGCGGAAATCGTCACGCCCGCGACGCTCGCGGCGGCGGCGGCCACCGTCAGCCCCGAAGTGCTGCGCGTACGTTCCCGCATCGTCCCGGAAGAAATTCACCTGCCGGAAGTGTTCCTCGTGACGTTCATCGTGCTGCTGCTCACCTACGGCGCGATCGGCCTGTACAGCTACTGGGCTGAAGGCGAAGAGCTGCACCCCGGCATCCACAAGACCCGCAGCGGCACCGGCGCGATGGTCGCCATGGTCGCCACGCTCGCCGGCACCGTCCTGTTCAGCGTGCTGTTCGTGCGCCAGATGGTGATCGACCTGCGCGGCTGGGGCGCCGACACGCCCGTGATGCCCAACGTGCCCATCGAAGGCTTCTACGCCGCCATGGTCGTGATCCTGCTCGGCATCGCGGTGGGCCTGTACAAGAAGTACTTCATGGACGACGAAGTGCTCGTCGAGGACGCCAGCGGCGAGTTCCCCTGGTAA
- a CDS encoding serine hydrolase: MARLTGGAAFLAAVRARGFPGVAALVVEDLHRGERLVELQGARAFPAASTIKVPLLVHALQRVQAGALNLGARVPVPADARVPGAGVLHELDGGLAPTVRDLLTLMIVVSDNTATNLVIDLLGEAAFNAWLQAEGLRGTHLVGPLQRPPHLQNPAQRRGERNRTCADDQVTLLSRLARGELLNPELTALALDVLSRQQVRPILARHLPYTVDGTLSVRVASKSGELRGVRHDVGVVWLPRPLVVAVLSEGGADAREHPDNTDERALAGALWPVLDALGHTVPGDILPE; this comes from the coding sequence GTGGCCAGACTGACCGGCGGCGCGGCCTTCCTGGCGGCGGTGCGCGCGCGCGGCTTCCCGGGGGTGGCGGCGCTGGTCGTTGAGGACCTCCACCGGGGCGAGCGGCTGGTGGAGCTTCAGGGTGCGCGGGCGTTCCCGGCAGCGAGCACCATCAAGGTGCCGCTGCTGGTCCATGCGCTTCAGCGGGTGCAGGCGGGGGCGCTGAACTTGGGGGCACGCGTGCCCGTCCCGGCGGACGCGCGCGTGCCCGGCGCGGGCGTGCTGCACGAACTGGACGGGGGGCTCGCGCCGACCGTGCGGGACCTGCTGACCCTCATGATCGTGGTGAGCGACAACACCGCCACGAACCTCGTGATCGACCTGCTGGGCGAGGCGGCGTTCAACGCGTGGCTGCAGGCGGAGGGTTTGCGGGGCACGCATCTGGTGGGGCCGCTGCAACGGCCGCCGCACCTTCAGAACCCCGCGCAGCGCCGCGGCGAGCGGAACCGCACGTGCGCGGACGATCAGGTGACGCTCCTGAGTCGCTTGGCCCGGGGTGAACTGCTGAATCCCGAGCTGACGGCCCTGGCGTTGGACGTGCTGTCGCGTCAGCAGGTGCGGCCAATACTGGCGCGGCACCTGCCGTACACCGTGGACGGGACCCTCAGCGTGCGCGTGGCGAGCAAGAGCGGGGAGTTGCGCGGCGTGCGCCATGACGTGGGGGTGGTGTGGCTGCCCCGGCCGCTGGTCGTGGCGGTTCTCAGTGAGGGCGGCGCGGACGCGCGGGAGCACCCGGACAACACGGACGAGCGTGCGCTCGCAGGGGCGCTCTGGCCCGTGCTGGACGCACTCGGGCATACCGTGCCAGGGGACATTCTTCCTGAATGA
- a CDS encoding response regulator transcription factor, whose protein sequence is MIRVLLADDHALFRQGLKSLLESEGMRVIGEAANGREAIRYAADTHPDVILMDIQMPELDGVKATQSILEIDPNAKVIMITMYRQDRYVFEAVKAGARGYVLKDADASTLLDAIQRVAGGEALLDADMAQNVLDDFRDKREVLPSEKHADLNERETTILKLLAQGYSNQDIALRLDISEKTVRNRLSEIFTKLQLNNRTQAALYAIREGIANLD, encoded by the coding sequence ATGATTCGCGTCCTGCTCGCTGACGACCATGCCCTGTTCCGTCAGGGCCTCAAGAGCCTTCTGGAGAGTGAAGGGATGCGCGTGATCGGTGAGGCCGCGAACGGCCGCGAAGCCATCCGCTACGCCGCCGACACGCACCCCGACGTGATCCTGATGGACATTCAGATGCCCGAACTCGACGGCGTGAAGGCCACGCAGAGCATCCTGGAGATCGACCCGAACGCCAAGGTCATCATGATCACCATGTACCGCCAGGACCGTTACGTGTTCGAGGCGGTGAAGGCGGGCGCGCGCGGCTACGTCCTCAAGGACGCCGACGCGAGCACCCTGCTGGACGCCATTCAGCGCGTGGCCGGCGGCGAGGCCCTGCTCGACGCCGACATGGCGCAAAACGTCCTCGACGACTTCCGGGACAAACGCGAGGTGCTGCCGAGCGAGAAGCACGCGGACCTGAACGAACGCGAGACGACCATCCTGAAGCTGCTCGCGCAGGGGTACAGCAACCAGGACATTGCGCTGCGGCTGGACATCAGCGAGAAGACCGTCCGCAACCGCCTGTCGGAGATCTTCACGAAGCTCCAGCTGAACAACCGCACGCAGGCGGCGCTGTACGCGATTCGTGAAGGCATCGCGAACCTCGATTGA
- a CDS encoding pyridoxal phosphate-dependent aminotransferase, whose amino-acid sequence MTTQDRARSVREAVRRTPAYPFTPIDAPIKLDQNENPYDFPPELKRLALERAAERAWNRYPDLTADTLRERIGAYEQWDPEGVLVTPGSNVIIKLLTELAGIGQTVLSAQPNFTVYTLEASMLGARSVGEPLNADFTLPEAALTARLADSGPGVFYLTQPHAPTGHSDDAAVVERLVNAAGDDWTVVIDEAYHQYSGTDYRDLVRAAPNRLSLRTFSKAWGLAGLRLGYALMDPALATHLRKLVSAFNVNTLTQAAVEVALEHPAYVAERVAEAVRERDRVIEALAAHPTWTVYPSRTNFFLVRTPNADVAYRALLTHGILVRRQDSLPGLAGCLRVGVGTPAENDAFLAAALSIQAE is encoded by the coding sequence ATGACCACCCAGGACCGCGCCCGCAGCGTCCGCGAGGCGGTGCGCCGCACGCCCGCGTACCCGTTCACGCCCATTGACGCGCCCATCAAGCTCGACCAGAACGAGAACCCGTACGACTTCCCGCCGGAACTCAAACGCCTCGCGCTGGAACGCGCGGCGGAGCGCGCCTGGAACCGGTACCCGGACCTCACTGCCGACACGCTGCGCGAGCGTATCGGCGCGTACGAGCAGTGGGACCCGGAAGGCGTCCTGGTCACGCCCGGCAGCAACGTCATCATCAAGCTCCTCACGGAACTCGCGGGCATCGGCCAGACAGTGCTGAGCGCCCAGCCGAACTTCACGGTGTACACCCTGGAAGCCAGCATGCTGGGCGCGCGCAGCGTGGGCGAGCCGCTGAACGCTGACTTCACCCTGCCCGAAGCGGCCCTCACGGCGCGCCTCGCGGACAGCGGCCCGGGCGTGTTCTACCTGACCCAGCCGCACGCCCCCACCGGCCACAGCGACGACGCCGCCGTCGTGGAGCGACTCGTGAACGCCGCCGGGGACGACTGGACGGTCGTGATCGACGAGGCGTACCACCAGTACAGCGGCACCGACTACCGCGACCTCGTGCGCGCGGCGCCGAACCGCCTGAGCCTGCGCACGTTCAGTAAGGCCTGGGGCCTCGCGGGCCTGCGCCTCGGGTACGCCCTGATGGACCCGGCGCTCGCCACGCACCTGCGCAAGCTCGTGAGCGCCTTCAACGTGAACACCCTCACGCAGGCGGCCGTGGAAGTCGCCCTTGAGCACCCCGCGTACGTGGCCGAGCGCGTCGCAGAGGCCGTCCGCGAGCGGGACCGAGTGATTGAGGCGCTGGCCGCGCACCCGACCTGGACGGTGTACCCGTCGCGCACGAACTTCTTCCTGGTGCGCACGCCCAACGCGGACGTCGCGTACCGCGCGCTGCTGACGCACGGCATTCTGGTGCGCCGGCAGGACAGCCTGCCCGGCCTCGCCGGCTGCCTGCGCGTGGGCGTCGGCACGCCCGCCGAGAACGACGCGTTCCTCGCGGCGGCGCTCAGCATCCAGGCGGAGTGA
- a CDS encoding TetR/AcrR family transcriptional regulator has product MSTKSRREQIHDVASQLFSERGYHATSMRDLASQLGMQGGSLYAHISSKEELLVEIVDQAARQFDDALMPLKDADMGPEDKLREAMRRHLEVVTHNLESATVFFHEWKHLSPDAYKKVTDWRDTIDRLYRELVQEGIRKGVLRADLDVKMTAYLLLSAVNWTYTWYRPGGTLDATSIANHFADMLLVGLRTEPR; this is encoded by the coding sequence ATGTCCACCAAAAGCCGCAGAGAACAGATCCACGACGTCGCCAGCCAACTCTTCAGCGAACGCGGCTACCACGCCACCAGCATGCGCGACCTCGCCAGCCAGCTCGGCATGCAGGGCGGCAGCCTCTACGCCCACATCAGCAGCAAAGAAGAACTGCTCGTGGAAATCGTCGATCAGGCCGCCCGGCAGTTCGACGACGCCCTCATGCCCCTCAAGGACGCCGACATGGGCCCCGAGGACAAACTTCGCGAAGCCATGCGCCGCCACCTCGAAGTCGTCACCCACAACCTCGAAAGCGCCACGGTGTTCTTCCACGAATGGAAGCACCTCTCCCCGGACGCATACAAGAAAGTCACGGACTGGCGCGACACCATCGACCGCCTCTACCGCGAACTCGTCCAGGAAGGCATCCGCAAGGGCGTCCTGCGCGCCGACCTCGACGTCAAAATGACCGCGTACCTGCTGCTCAGCGCCGTCAACTGGACCTACACCTGGTACCGCCCCGGCGGCACGCTCGACGCCACCAGCATCGCCAACCACTTCGCGGACATGCTGCTCGTCGGCCTGCGCACCGAACCCCGCTGA
- a CDS encoding nucleoside deaminase, producing MDHRPYLQETLRLAREAQTQGSAPVGAVLVNEHGDIIARGRNRVGEAQTPQHVGDASVAHAEMDLYFQIGKLKDPQHLTLYTSLEPCLMCGGASALLGVRRIVWATDDPWGGSGRLIKWADHPAMQDTDVIPTPDADLEHEGAQLFAPEAKRAFPDEGWQLWRQRYPQETEGVDEADARRPPEH from the coding sequence ATGGACCACCGCCCGTACCTGCAGGAAACCCTGCGCCTCGCCCGCGAAGCGCAGACGCAGGGCAGCGCCCCCGTCGGCGCCGTCCTCGTCAACGAACACGGCGACATCATCGCGCGCGGCCGTAACCGCGTCGGCGAAGCGCAGACTCCCCAGCACGTCGGGGACGCCAGCGTCGCCCACGCCGAAATGGACCTGTACTTCCAGATTGGCAAACTCAAGGACCCGCAACACCTCACGCTCTACACCAGCCTGGAACCCTGCCTGATGTGCGGCGGCGCCAGCGCCCTGCTCGGCGTGAGGCGCATCGTATGGGCCACCGACGACCCCTGGGGCGGCAGCGGACGCCTCATCAAATGGGCGGACCACCCCGCCATGCAGGACACCGACGTGATCCCCACCCCCGACGCCGACCTTGAACACGAAGGCGCCCAACTGTTCGCGCCCGAAGCGAAACGCGCCTTCCCCGACGAAGGCTGGCAGCTGTGGCGCCAACGCTACCCGCAGGAAACCGAAGGCGTCGACGAGGCCGACGCGCGCCGCCCGCCCGAGCACTGA
- a CDS encoding ribokinase has translation MSVLVVGSVNADLIVRAPHIPAPGETVLGGDAIALPGGKGANQAVACARAGAHVHFCGAVGHDAFAAIATANLRADGVNLDALHTLDAPTGLALITVSAEGENAITVASGANAHMTPGHLPDLHGTDVLLLQLELPLSVVEAAAQQAKRAGAHVLLNAAPARTLPAELLQHIDTLILNEGELTAVAGAGSTETQARALLSRGPHTVIVTLGGDGSLAVTADGTHQQAALPVNVVDTTGAGDTFCGAFAAALASGQPLPDALRFANVAGALATTQLGAQAAMPTHAEIQAHLST, from the coding sequence ATGAGCGTCCTGGTCGTCGGCAGCGTCAACGCGGACCTGATCGTGCGCGCCCCGCACATCCCCGCGCCCGGCGAAACCGTCCTCGGCGGCGACGCCATCGCCCTGCCCGGCGGGAAGGGCGCCAACCAGGCGGTCGCGTGCGCCCGCGCGGGCGCGCACGTGCACTTCTGCGGCGCGGTCGGCCATGACGCCTTCGCGGCCATCGCCACGGCGAACCTCCGCGCGGACGGCGTGAACCTGGACGCCCTCCACACCCTGGACGCCCCCACCGGCCTCGCCCTCATCACCGTATCTGCAGAAGGCGAGAACGCCATCACAGTGGCGAGCGGCGCGAACGCCCACATGACGCCCGGCCACCTCCCGGACCTCCACGGCACGGACGTGCTGCTCCTGCAACTGGAACTGCCCCTGAGCGTCGTCGAGGCAGCCGCGCAGCAGGCGAAACGCGCGGGCGCGCACGTCCTCCTGAACGCCGCGCCCGCCCGCACCCTCCCCGCCGAGCTGCTGCAGCACATCGACACGCTCATCCTGAACGAGGGCGAACTGACCGCCGTGGCCGGCGCCGGCTCCACCGAAACGCAGGCCCGGGCGCTGCTGAGCCGCGGCCCCCACACCGTCATCGTCACGCTCGGCGGTGACGGCAGCCTCGCGGTCACCGCCGACGGGACCCACCAACAGGCAGCCCTCCCCGTGAACGTCGTGGACACCACCGGCGCAGGCGACACCTTCTGCGGTGCTTTCGCTGCGGCCCTGGCATCCGGACAGCCCCTCCCGGACGCGCTGCGTTTCGCCAACGTCGCGGGGGCGCTTGCCACCACGCAACTGGGCGCGCAGGCCGCCATGCCCACACACGCCGAAATTCAGGCCCACCTGAGCACGTAA
- a CDS encoding alpha-ketoacid dehydrogenase subunit beta: MTAAPPTKPATRTMTMVAAINDALAIALERDPAVHVFGEDVGVMGGVFRATDGLQARFGAQRVFDTPLAEAGIVGMGVGMGLAGLRPVAEIQFAGFLYPALDQVLSHVGRYRHRTRGRYHVPMVVRAPYGGGVHTPEQHADSPEAILAHVPGVKVVIPSTPTDAKGLLLAAIEDPDPVFFFEAIKLYRSTKEEVPEGHYTIPLGKARVVTEGDDVTVITYGGMVDVSRKAADAARAHGIGVEVIDLRTITPLDTETVLASVRKTGRAVVVTEAPRTGGYHSEIAAVIAEEAIDALLAPVVRVTGFDAPYPPFTSIEDTYRPNPARVARAIKQVMAY; the protein is encoded by the coding sequence ATGACCGCCGCTCCCCCCACCAAACCCGCGACCCGCACCATGACGATGGTCGCCGCCATCAACGACGCGCTCGCCATCGCCCTCGAGCGCGACCCGGCCGTGCACGTGTTCGGCGAGGACGTCGGCGTGATGGGCGGCGTGTTCCGCGCCACCGACGGCCTGCAGGCCCGCTTCGGCGCGCAGCGCGTGTTCGACACGCCCCTCGCGGAAGCCGGCATCGTCGGCATGGGCGTCGGCATGGGCCTCGCGGGCCTGCGGCCCGTCGCGGAAATTCAGTTCGCGGGGTTCCTGTACCCGGCGCTCGACCAGGTGCTGTCGCACGTGGGCCGCTACCGGCACCGCACGCGCGGACGCTACCACGTCCCCATGGTCGTGCGCGCGCCGTACGGCGGGGGCGTGCACACGCCCGAGCAGCACGCTGACAGCCCCGAGGCGATCCTCGCGCATGTGCCCGGCGTGAAGGTCGTCATCCCCAGCACCCCCACCGACGCCAAAGGGCTGCTGCTCGCCGCCATCGAGGACCCCGACCCGGTGTTCTTCTTCGAGGCGATCAAGCTGTACCGCAGCACGAAGGAGGAGGTGCCGGAAGGGCACTACACCATCCCGCTCGGCAAGGCCCGCGTCGTCACCGAGGGCGACGACGTGACTGTCATCACGTACGGCGGCATGGTGGACGTGAGCCGCAAGGCCGCTGACGCCGCCCGCGCGCACGGCATTGGCGTGGAAGTCATCGACCTGCGCACCATCACGCCGCTCGACACCGAAACGGTCCTCGCGTCCGTCCGCAAGACGGGCCGCGCAGTCGTGGTCACCGAAGCGCCCCGCACGGGCGGGTACCACAGCGAAATCGCTGCGGTGATTGCGGAGGAAGCCATTGACGCGCTGCTCGCGCCGGTCGTGCGCGTCACGGGGTTCGACGCACCGTACCCGCCGTTCACGAGCATCGAGGACACGTACCGCCCGAACCCGGCGCGCGTGGCCCGCGCCATCAAGCAGGTCATGGCGTACTGA
- the pdhA gene encoding pyruvate dehydrogenase (acetyl-transferring) E1 component subunit alpha, whose amino-acid sequence MTTNSTADLLQVLNEHGEVVRPDLLPDASTLTMLYRAMRRIRHFDERAVVLHRQGRMGVFPPYGGMEASQAGTALALTPEDWLLPTYRDTGAALAYGLPVSTTVAYWRTSPHGWAMPEHLKVLPFYIPIATQYPHAVGCAVAEARQGTQNVAMAYIGDGGSSEGQFHEALNFAGALNAPCVFILQNNGWAISVPTRTQTRATNLSKRADGYGIPGVRVDGNDIIAVYHAASEAVARARRSEGPTLIETVTYRVKPHTVSDDPSRYRTEDLTREWEAKDPVVRLAAYLRAQKLWDDAHEDALQSEIVEEFEAAVREADTYPEPSPTEILDHVFAEPTPQLRAQGEELRREVNA is encoded by the coding sequence TTGACCACGAACAGCACCGCGGACCTGCTGCAGGTCCTCAACGAACACGGAGAGGTCGTCCGCCCGGACCTCCTCCCGGACGCCAGCACGCTCACCATGCTGTACCGCGCCATGCGCCGCATCCGCCACTTCGACGAGCGCGCCGTCGTCCTGCACCGGCAGGGCCGCATGGGCGTGTTCCCGCCGTACGGCGGCATGGAAGCGTCCCAGGCGGGCACCGCCCTCGCCCTCACGCCCGAGGACTGGCTGCTCCCCACCTACCGCGACACCGGCGCGGCCCTCGCGTACGGCCTGCCCGTGTCCACGACCGTCGCGTACTGGCGCACCAGCCCGCACGGCTGGGCCATGCCGGAACACCTCAAGGTCCTCCCCTTTTACATCCCCATTGCCACGCAGTACCCGCACGCGGTCGGCTGCGCCGTCGCCGAAGCGCGCCAGGGCACGCAGAACGTCGCCATGGCGTACATCGGCGACGGCGGCAGCAGCGAAGGGCAGTTCCACGAGGCGCTGAACTTCGCGGGCGCCCTGAACGCCCCGTGCGTGTTCATCCTCCAGAACAACGGCTGGGCGATCAGCGTGCCCACCCGCACGCAGACGCGCGCCACGAACCTCAGCAAACGCGCCGACGGCTACGGCATTCCTGGTGTGCGCGTCGATGGGAACGACATCATCGCCGTGTACCACGCGGCGAGTGAAGCCGTCGCCCGCGCGCGCCGCAGTGAGGGCCCCACCCTGATCGAAACGGTCACGTACCGCGTGAAACCGCACACCGTCAGCGACGACCCCAGCCGCTACCGCACCGAGGACCTCACGCGCGAATGGGAAGCGAAGGACCCCGTCGTGCGCCTCGCCGCGTACCTGCGCGCGCAGAAACTCTGGGACGACGCGCACGAGGACGCCCTGCAATCGGAGATCGTCGAGGAATTCGAAGCGGCCGTGCGCGAGGCCGACACGTACCCGGAACCCAGCCCCACCGAGATTCTCGACCACGTGTTCGCTGAGCCCACGCCGCAGCTGCGCGCGCAAGGCGAGGAACTGCGCCGCGAGGTGAACGCATGA